In Streptomyces camelliae, the sequence CTGCGCCCGGAGCTTCTCCGCCCGCTCCCGCGGGTCGTACGCCGGTCCGACGCCCTCGATCAGGAGTACGTCCCCCTCGATGTGGTCCGTCCGCAGCCTGAGGATCCGCTGGTACTCGGGGGAGGCGTACCACGCGCGGGCCCTGGCCAGGTCCGGGAACTCGATCAGCACCATGCTGCCCGGCCAGTTTCCCTCCACCACCTCGGTCGGCGGGCCGTGGATGACGAAGCGTCCCTGGAAGGGATCGAGGGTGGCCTGGATCCGCTCCAGGTACTCCAGGATCTCGGGGTGCTGACGACGGCTGCGCAGATGCGCGAAACCATAAGCAGGCACGGTGACTTCCTTCACTGGATCGTCCGCCTTCCCGGTGGGGAGGCCGATCCGAACGTAGCCATGGACGTCCATCCACTGCCATTCCCTCCGAGGTAATGGCCTCGCGGCGTCACGATGCGCGGCCGGTGCGGCTACGGTGTGCCGGCGGGCCGAGTTCGCCCCCTACCCATCGAACGCCCAGCGCAGGAGGCAGCGTTGACCGGTATCGTTCCCGAGACCATCCGCAGGGGACGGCTGGAGCTGCTGCCCTTGTCCGTCCGGCACGCCGAAGAGATGGCCGCGGCACTGTCCGACCCCGCCCTGCATACGTTCATCGGAGGGGCCCCGGACACCGCGCAAACGCTCCGTACCCGCTACGAACGCCTGGTCGCGGGCTCACCCGATCCCGCCGTCACCTGGTGCAACTGGGTCATACGGCTCCGCGACGCGGCGTGCCTGACCGGCACGGTCCAGGCGACGGTCACCGTGGGTGCCCATGGACGGGTGGCGGAGATCGCCTGGGTCGTGGGAACTCCCTGGCAGCGGCGGGGATTTGCCACCGAAGCGGCCGGGGCCCTGGTCACATGGCTGGCAGAGCGAGGCGTGCGAACGGTCGTCGCCCACATCCACCCCGATCACCAGGCGTCCGCCGCTGTCGCCACCGCCGTCGGCCTCGCCCCCACCGGTCAATGGCACGACGGAGAGAGAAGGTGGCTGCTGAACGTCCACTGAGACTCGCGCCTTTGGATCCGCCGGAGCAGGTCGCGCCACCGAGGCAACTGGTGCCTGCGCCGGACCGGTTCCCGCGGAGGGACCCGACCCTCGTGAGGCCCAGATCACCCGGCTCAAGGCGGAGAACACCAAGCCCAGGGGACGGTTGACCCGATCGGAGCAGGCGGTCATCGAGCTCACGGACTTCCGCACCCAGGCCCCGGCCCGGCTCGCCGCACAGCACGAGGAGATCGTCCGGCTCCGCGAGGCCGCCGCCGGAACAAGCCGAGTCAGCCGCCTCCCGGCACCACGAACCACAGCGATCGGGACCTGCAGTTGAGGCGGGCGCGTGCAGTGGTCCCGTCAGCCG encodes:
- a CDS encoding DUF1330 domain-containing protein, which gives rise to MPAYGFAHLRSRRQHPEILEYLERIQATLDPFQGRFVIHGPPTEVVEGNWPGSMVLIEFPDLARARAWYASPEYQRILRLRTDHIEGDVLLIEGVGPAYDPRERAEKLRAQAETDV
- a CDS encoding GNAT family N-acetyltransferase; this encodes MTGIVPETIRRGRLELLPLSVRHAEEMAAALSDPALHTFIGGAPDTAQTLRTRYERLVAGSPDPAVTWCNWVIRLRDAACLTGTVQATVTVGAHGRVAEIAWVVGTPWQRRGFATEAAGALVTWLAERGVRTVVAHIHPDHQASAAVATAVGLAPTGQWHDGERRWLLNVH